Proteins encoded together in one Quercus lobata isolate SW786 chromosome 3, ValleyOak3.0 Primary Assembly, whole genome shotgun sequence window:
- the LOC115980172 gene encoding inositol phosphorylceramide glucuronosyltransferase 1 yields the protein MMKRLPNLLAVVFFVLVLISIQSKPSLGSSDEAYVTLLYGDEFLLGVRVLGKSIRDTGSRKDMVVLISDGVSEFAQKLLEADGWLVEKISLLANPNQVRPKRFWGVYTKLKVFNLTKYKKVVYLDADTIVVKNIEDLFKCGKFCANLKHSERLNSGVMVVEPSETLFSDMMSKVKTTFSYTGGDQGFLNSYYTGFPNAHVFEPNLPIDSRSVPEMQRLSTLYNADVGLYMLANKWMVDESELRVIHYTLGPLKPWDWWTSWLLKPVDVWQNVREQLAESLPGTGGGRNPNDDLLVKFLFLLPFCALVFCYYRSFLQTREHFGSFCRSSLCDHIRHLYYKIRSSGSLTYSGVSTSATINSNHQLSNDAQSKVPIYLGGISAVICFMAVAVSLVLALVIVPRQVKPWTGLLLMYEWTFTLFILFFGGYLYLVYLWGKAAALQAGSFSSNPESYDDDSGKGHQRQGLSCDVVTCCYGLGMAFLAVAAPSLPCVLGITALFARLGLMFVGGLVLASFMTYASEHLAIRSFLKGRKDRDTTRSRSLCFFS from the exons ATGATGAAAAGATTACCAAATCTTTTGGCTGTGGTATTCTTCGTGCTAGTTCTGATTTCGATTCAATCGAAGCCGTCGTTAGGCTCATCCGACGAAGCCTACGTGACGCTGTTGTACGGAGATGAGTTCCTGTTGGGGGTTAGGGTTCTCGGCAAGTCGATTAGGGACACTGGATCTAGGAAGGACATGGTGGTTCTCATCTCCGATGGTGTTTCTGAATTCGCTCAGAAGCTTCTCGAG GCTGATGGGTGGTTAGTGGAGAAGATTAGTTTATTGGCGAATCCTAATCAAGTGCGTCCAAAGAGGTTTTGGGGTGTCTACACAAAGCTTAAAGTTTTTAACTTGACTAAGTACAAGAAAG TTGTATACCTGGATGCGGACACCATTGTGGTAAAAAATATTGAGGATCTTTTCAAATGTGGAAAATTTTGTGCTAATTTGAAGCATTCTGAGAGGCTGAATTCTGGAGTCATGGTAGTGGAACCATCTGAAACTTTATTCAGTGACATGATGAGCAAAGTGAAAACTACTTTTTCTTATACTGGAG GAGACCAGGGTTTTCTGAACTCATATTACACTGGATTTCCCAATGCACATGTTTTTGAGCCAAATTTACCGATAGATTCTAGATCAGTTCCTGAAATGCAGCGGCTATCTACTCTATATAATGCAGATGTTGGTCTTTACATGCTCGCTAACAAG TGGATGGTGGATGAGAGTGAGCTCCGTGTTATTCACTATACACTTGGCCCCCTTAAACCTTGGGATTGGTGGACATCTTGGCTTCTGAAACCTGTTGATGTCTGGCAG AATGTTAGGGAACAGCTTGCGGAATCCCTCCCTGGAACTGGTGGGGGCAGAAATCCTAATGATGATCTTcttgtcaaatttctttttctacttcCATTTTGTGCTTTAGTCTTCTGTTACTATCGGTCTTTTCTTCAG ACACGGGAGCACTTTGGATCATTTTGTAGAAGTTCATTATGTGATCATATCAGACACCTGTACTACAAAATTAGATCGAGTGGATCACTGACTTATAGTGGTGTTTCTACTTCAGCTACCATTAATTCCAACCATCAG TTATCTAATGATGCACAGTCCAAGGTGCCTATTTATTTGGGTGGAATATCTGCCGTCATCTGTTTTATGGCTGTTGCGGTGTCCCTTGTACTTGCTCTAGTAATTGTGCCTCGGCAAGTGAAGCCATGGACTGGCTTGCTCTTGATGTATGAGTGGACATTCACATTGttcattctattttttggaGGTTATCTGTATCTGGTTTATTTATGGGGAAAGGCAGCGGCTTTGCAAGCAGGATCTTTTTCCTCTAATCCTGAATCTTATGATGATGATTCTGGAAAAG GTCATCAGCGGCAAGGATTGTCTTGCGATGTTGTGACATGTTGTTATGGGTTAGGGATGGCATTTTTGGCTGTTGCAGCCCCATCTTTGCCATGCGTTTTAGGGATCACTGCTCTATTTGCAAG GTTAGGTTTGATGTTTGTGGGAGGACTTGTTTTGGCTTCTTTCATGACTTATGCTTCAGAGCACCTTGCAATTAGATCATTTTTGAAAGGCCGCAAAGATCGTGACACTACACGAAGTAGGAGCTTATGTTTCTTTAGTTGA